A part of Trichocoleus sp. FACHB-46 genomic DNA contains:
- the psb30 gene encoding photosystem II reaction center protein Ycf12/Psb30, with protein MDFLSGLAGNINFEAIAQLTFVALIMLAGPAVIFLLAAGKGDL; from the coding sequence ATGGATTTTCTGTCTGGCCTCGCTGGCAACATTAACTTCGAAGCGATCGCGCAACTCACCTTCGTAGCGCTGATCATGCTTGCTGGTCCGGCTGTCATTTTCTTGTTAGCGGCTGGAAAGGGCGACCTCTAG
- a CDS encoding pentapeptide repeat-containing protein has product MSIRLTNADEIAELKSWLIALMFIFFSLGLIVSLSLFCAYFFSINQLGLSDESITLKDILEFKTQGVKLTIESLKIVTTAFGGIAVLFNVYYAAKRTKALDESAIAANKSAEAANKNAEAALKNAQAAQDKQITERFTKAIEQLASPNLAIRLGGIYALERIAKNSSKDSDDDHWIIMEVLATFVREPSSLEEPSYKIDTTGEALRLRTDIQAALTVIGRREIEKDKGFLDLSNADIRGAALKEAKLQGVVLTGAKLQGVVLTGANLQKARLDKAKLQGAILIKTDLTEASLVQTDLRDAILLSADLRGANFINTSLQGSTLSGANLSGAKHLTEPQLKLSDTSRAILPDYFERSKEE; this is encoded by the coding sequence ATGAGTATAAGGCTAACGAATGCTGATGAAATAGCAGAGCTAAAAAGCTGGCTGATAGCTTTGATGTTCATATTTTTTAGCCTAGGTTTAATAGTTTCTCTGTCTCTCTTTTGTGCTTATTTTTTCTCAATTAATCAACTTGGCTTATCTGATGAGTCAATTACTCTAAAAGACATTTTGGAGTTTAAAACTCAAGGTGTAAAGCTTACCATTGAAAGCCTAAAAATTGTGACTACAGCCTTTGGAGGTATCGCTGTTCTTTTTAACGTTTACTATGCGGCGAAGAGAACGAAGGCTCTTGATGAGAGTGCGATCGCTGCTAATAAAAGTGCTGAGGCTGCTAATAAGAATGCTGAAGCCGCCCTTAAAAACGCGCAAGCAGCACAAGATAAGCAAATTACAGAACGCTTCACTAAGGCAATTGAACAGTTGGCAAGCCCAAATCTGGCAATTCGGTTAGGCGGAATTTATGCTTTGGAAAGAATCGCAAAGAATTCCAGTAAGGATTCTGATGATGATCACTGGATAATCATGGAAGTTCTTGCTACCTTTGTGCGCGAGCCTTCTTCTTTGGAAGAGCCTTCTTATAAGATTGATACCACGGGCGAGGCATTGAGGCTTCGCACTGACATACAAGCAGCTTTGACTGTTATCGGGCGACGTGAGATTGAGAAAGATAAAGGTTTTCTTGATTTATCTAATGCAGATATAAGAGGAGCAGCTCTTAAAGAGGCTAAGTTACAAGGAGTGGTATTGACTGGGGCTAAGTTACAAGGAGTGGTATTGACTGGAGCTAACCTGCAAAAAGCTCGTCTTGATAAGGCAAAATTACAGGGTGCAATCCTTATCAAAACAGATTTAACAGAAGCAAGCCTTGTACAAACTGATCTGCGAGATGCAATTCTTCTGAGTGCCGACTTACGAGGAGCCAACTTTATTAATACTAGTCTTCAAGGTTCTACCTTAAGCGGCGCAAACTTAAGTGGGGCAAAACATCTTACAGAGCCACAGCTTAAACTATCAGATACCAGTAGAGCCATCCTACCTGACTATTTTGAAAGGTCTAAAGAAGAATAA
- a CDS encoding phenylpyruvate tautomerase MIF-related protein codes for MPLIKVQTSISAPNKSQVDSLLRQLSAGLAKHTGKPESYVMTAFEPEVAMTFGGTSDPTCYVEIKSVGTMGPTQTKAMSQDFSQQIEQALGIPANRTYIEFSDARGSMWGWNGSTFG; via the coding sequence ATGCCTTTAATCAAGGTTCAAACTTCTATTTCTGCTCCAAACAAGTCCCAAGTAGACAGCTTACTCAGGCAGTTGTCGGCTGGGCTAGCAAAACATACGGGTAAGCCTGAATCTTATGTGATGACGGCTTTTGAGCCAGAAGTCGCCATGACTTTCGGAGGTACGTCTGACCCTACATGCTACGTGGAGATTAAGAGTGTGGGCACGATGGGGCCGACCCAAACCAAAGCGATGAGCCAGGATTTTTCGCAACAAATTGAGCAAGCTTTAGGGATTCCTGCCAATCGTACCTACATTGAGTTTTCAGATGCTAGAGGCTCGATGTGGGGATGGAATGGTTCAACATTTGGTTAA
- a CDS encoding type II secretion system F family protein — MVLSPKFRLKEIASFFHQFSALLDAGLPVQQSLTLAGKDCSVAFQRSLQQASTNVAQGQDLATAMTLTPAVWSPWTLALIQIAEYSGSLAATCRKLAIAAEQQQRRARLYRSVTLAGGATVSSLLLLLVVLSQGSRNFLVQPGFWITVGLLLAGAYLLGTRSLTPSLYRSLARLPVLKPFLEAQSMLYFTELELPLTCGVPLLSALELVRDRIPNPELAKNLTIASQQVARGQTLSRSLQGKIPAIALQMIRTGEETGNLDAMLQKLAAYYEGELELKLRQLQGVLRPLSLLAGGAFVLVLGMQMVRSLLGALPG, encoded by the coding sequence GTGGTGCTCTCTCCCAAATTCAGGCTCAAAGAAATTGCCAGTTTCTTCCATCAATTCTCAGCTTTGCTGGATGCAGGATTGCCTGTGCAGCAAAGCTTGACTTTGGCGGGTAAAGATTGTAGCGTGGCTTTTCAGCGCTCTCTACAGCAAGCTAGTACCAATGTTGCTCAGGGACAGGACTTGGCGACTGCGATGACTCTAACGCCAGCGGTTTGGAGTCCGTGGACTTTGGCTTTGATTCAGATAGCTGAGTACAGCGGTAGCTTAGCGGCAACTTGTCGCAAATTAGCGATCGCGGCTGAGCAACAGCAACGACGGGCACGGCTTTACCGCTCCGTGACTTTGGCAGGTGGAGCAACTGTGAGCAGTTTGCTGTTGCTGCTCGTGGTTTTGTCGCAAGGTAGTCGTAATTTTTTGGTTCAGCCTGGTTTTTGGATCACTGTAGGACTGCTATTAGCTGGTGCTTATCTGCTTGGAACGCGATCGCTGACTCCGAGCTTGTATCGCTCTCTAGCGCGGTTGCCTGTCTTAAAGCCGTTTCTAGAAGCTCAAAGCATGTTGTACTTTACGGAGCTAGAACTGCCCTTGACCTGTGGAGTGCCATTGCTAAGCGCCTTAGAGTTAGTTCGCGATCGCATTCCCAATCCAGAACTCGCTAAAAATTTAACGATCGCCAGTCAGCAAGTAGCACGGGGGCAAACTCTGAGCCGCAGTCTACAAGGTAAGATTCCAGCGATCGCGCTGCAAATGATTCGGACGGGCGAAGAAACTGGCAATTTAGATGCCATGCTGCAAAAACTCGCCGCTTATTACGAAGGCGAATTAGAGCTAAAGCTTCGGCAGCTTCAAGGAGTGTTGCGGCCTTTGAGCTTGCTAGCGGGAGGAGCGTTCGTGCTGGTATTGGGCATGCAGATGGTGCGATCGCTGCTTGGTGCCTTACCAGGTTGA
- the cobM gene encoding precorrin-4 C(11)-methyltransferase, translating into MTTFDINSVVSQLPETQDKSGLAPAVYIVGAGPGDPELLTIKAQRLLAQADVILFADSLVPRQILQGVRDDAELIRTANKTLEEILPLMVERVRSQKSVVRLHSGDPSLYGAVHEQMQALAEAEVPFEVIPGISAFQAAAAKLQVELTVPGLVQTIILTRISGRTEVPEAEELAGLAAHKASLCLYLSARHVEASQAKLMEHYGADTPVAICFRIGWPDEKIRVVPLSEMAAVTQQENLIRTTLYVISPALTATQARSRLYHPEHDHLFRQ; encoded by the coding sequence ATGACTACGTTTGATATTAATTCTGTTGTCAGCCAACTCCCTGAAACCCAGGATAAATCTGGTCTAGCGCCTGCCGTTTACATTGTCGGGGCGGGTCCGGGTGATCCGGAGTTGCTGACGATCAAGGCACAAAGGTTGTTGGCGCAGGCGGATGTGATTCTGTTTGCAGATTCTTTGGTGCCTCGGCAAATTTTGCAGGGTGTGAGAGATGATGCAGAGTTGATTCGCACGGCGAACAAGACGCTGGAGGAGATTCTGCCGCTGATGGTGGAGCGGGTGCGATCGCAAAAGTCGGTGGTGCGGTTGCATTCAGGGGACCCAAGTTTGTATGGAGCAGTGCATGAGCAGATGCAGGCTTTGGCGGAGGCGGAAGTGCCTTTTGAGGTGATTCCTGGAATTAGTGCGTTTCAGGCGGCGGCGGCGAAGCTGCAAGTGGAGCTAACGGTGCCAGGGTTGGTACAGACAATTATCTTGACTCGGATTAGTGGTCGTACCGAGGTGCCGGAGGCGGAGGAGTTAGCGGGTTTGGCGGCACACAAGGCGAGTCTTTGTCTCTACCTCAGCGCTCGCCATGTGGAAGCATCTCAGGCGAAGTTGATGGAGCATTATGGAGCAGATACTCCGGTGGCAATTTGTTTCCGCATCGGTTGGCCTGATGAAAAAATTCGGGTGGTGCCGCTGAGTGAAATGGCTGCGGTCACGCAACAGGAGAACTTGATCCGGACTACGCTCTATGTGATTAGTCCTGCTCTAACGGCGACTCAGGCGCGATCGCGGCTCTACCATCCAGAGCACGATCATCTCTTCCGCCAGTAG
- a CDS encoding TMEM165/GDT1 family protein, with protein sequence MQLSSRPTSLSAPASPAAQSLMEQLNEPESKIHATLIEEVELPRQASAPHMSQDRQERWQGFGVFCSTFVTIFLAELGDKTQVTTLLMSAESQSPWMVFAGAALALITTSLLGVLVGRWLANRLSPKSLETAAGAALLLVSVSLLWDVVHF encoded by the coding sequence GTGCAATTATCTTCCCGCCCTACTAGTCTGTCTGCCCCAGCTTCGCCCGCTGCTCAGTCATTGATGGAGCAACTCAATGAGCCAGAGTCTAAGATTCATGCAACTTTGATTGAAGAAGTGGAACTGCCACGGCAGGCTAGTGCTCCGCATATGTCTCAGGATCGTCAAGAGCGTTGGCAAGGGTTTGGAGTGTTTTGTTCTACCTTTGTTACCATTTTTCTCGCGGAGTTAGGCGATAAGACCCAGGTAACAACGCTATTAATGAGTGCGGAATCCCAGTCCCCTTGGATGGTGTTTGCAGGAGCAGCATTGGCTTTAATTACGACTAGCTTGCTGGGTGTGCTAGTAGGGCGTTGGCTAGCTAATCGGCTGTCGCCCAAATCCTTGGAGACGGCTGCGGGAGCGGCTCTGTTGCTAGTTTCTGTTTCTCTCCTGTGGGATGTCGTGCATTTTTAG
- a CDS encoding DUF4149 domain-containing protein → MHSSVDSFSISNGVMQRPQWQTVVIFALAFWLSSSLILDLVIMPSLYAAGMMSQPGFAAAGYAIFWLFNRIELLCAAIALTGVLALRYLQPAYNRKGYAGAVLAAILVAIALLYTYALTPQMSALGMELNLFNTAIEIPVGMNQLHGSYWALEMLKFASGGLLLNLCYRERV, encoded by the coding sequence ATGCATTCAAGCGTAGATAGTTTTAGCATTTCCAATGGCGTAATGCAGCGACCCCAATGGCAGACAGTTGTGATTTTTGCGTTGGCCTTTTGGCTCAGCAGCAGCCTGATTTTGGACCTGGTAATTATGCCAAGTCTCTACGCAGCAGGCATGATGAGCCAACCTGGATTTGCCGCAGCTGGATACGCCATTTTCTGGCTTTTTAATCGCATTGAATTGCTCTGCGCTGCCATAGCCTTGACGGGAGTTTTAGCACTGCGCTACCTACAACCTGCCTACAACCGCAAGGGCTATGCTGGAGCGGTACTTGCCGCCATATTAGTGGCGATCGCTCTTCTTTACACCTACGCTCTCACGCCTCAAATGAGTGCTTTAGGCATGGAGCTAAATTTGTTTAATACGGCGATCGAAATCCCAGTTGGGATGAACCAGTTGCATGGTAGCTACTGGGCCTTGGAGATGTTGAAGTTTGCCTCTGGCGGACTGTTGCTAAATCTTTGCTACCGCGAGCGCGTTTAG
- a CDS encoding TMEM165/GDT1 family protein has translation MDWHLLGLSFITIFLSELGDKSQVAAIALSGSSKSPRAVFFGTAAALLFASLLGVLLGHGAAHLLPTRLVKAIAALGFALMAVRLLWPSADLPPDAEEVS, from the coding sequence ATGGATTGGCACCTGCTTGGATTGAGTTTCATCACCATTTTTTTGTCGGAATTAGGCGACAAGAGCCAAGTGGCAGCGATCGCCCTGAGCGGCAGTTCTAAATCTCCACGGGCCGTGTTTTTTGGGACAGCAGCGGCCTTATTGTTCGCCAGTTTGTTAGGGGTGCTTTTGGGTCACGGGGCGGCTCATCTTTTGCCAACTCGCTTGGTTAAGGCGATCGCAGCTTTGGGATTTGCCCTAATGGCGGTGCGGTTGTTATGGCCCAGTGCTGATTTACCTCCAGACGCAGAGGAAGTTTCCTAG
- a CDS encoding replication restart DNA helicase PriA: MRVLETLQVVRCPNCGSHAERHHLSDDHLTRTQCQTCDYLMITCTITGKVIEAYAPGIYARH, from the coding sequence ATGCGTGTTCTAGAAACCTTACAAGTTGTTCGTTGCCCTAATTGTGGTAGTCATGCCGAACGTCATCATCTTTCAGATGATCATTTGACTCGAACCCAATGCCAAACTTGTGATTATTTAATGATTACTTGCACAATCACAGGCAAAGTAATCGAAGCGTATGCTCCTGGCATCTACGCCCGTCATTAG
- the lgt gene encoding prolipoprotein diacylglyceryl transferase has protein sequence MPLDLPILSHLWSSCYGLMAFEFKSPGPILVELGPLTIRWYGLLIASAVLIGVSLSQALATRRRVDPDLIGDLIIWLVVAAIPSARLYYVLFQWQEYAQRPEDIIAIWKGGIAIHGAILGGLVASLIFAKIKRVSFWQLADLVAPSLILGQAIGRWGNFFNSEAFGRPTNLPWKLFIPPEQRPVGYENVAYFHPTFLYESLWNLMVFGILITLFFRGLRGKPALKVGTLFLVYLVSYSLGRFWIEGLRTDSLMIGPLRIAQIISLVEISIGLAGLFWLYQLRRPLPDVVAAQETDPKLRQESDHLP, from the coding sequence ATGCCCTTGGATCTGCCAATTTTGTCCCATCTCTGGAGTAGCTGCTATGGGCTTATGGCCTTCGAGTTCAAGTCTCCAGGGCCCATATTAGTTGAGTTGGGACCTCTCACTATTCGTTGGTATGGCCTCTTAATTGCCTCGGCTGTGCTGATTGGGGTCAGCTTGTCCCAAGCTTTGGCGACGCGTCGCCGAGTTGATCCCGATTTGATTGGCGACCTAATTATTTGGTTAGTTGTCGCTGCAATTCCCTCTGCTCGGCTGTATTACGTACTGTTTCAGTGGCAAGAATATGCTCAACGACCAGAAGATATCATTGCCATTTGGAAAGGAGGCATTGCGATTCATGGCGCTATTCTGGGCGGTTTGGTTGCCAGCCTAATTTTCGCCAAGATCAAACGAGTTTCGTTTTGGCAATTAGCAGATTTAGTCGCACCATCTTTGATTTTGGGGCAGGCGATCGGGCGTTGGGGCAATTTCTTTAATTCAGAGGCGTTTGGGCGACCGACTAATTTACCCTGGAAGCTGTTTATTCCTCCTGAGCAACGTCCAGTGGGATATGAGAATGTGGCGTATTTTCATCCCACGTTTCTCTATGAGTCTCTATGGAACTTGATGGTGTTTGGGATTCTCATCACCTTGTTTTTCCGGGGCCTGCGAGGGAAACCTGCTTTGAAGGTGGGAACGCTATTTTTAGTTTATTTAGTCAGTTACAGCTTGGGTCGTTTCTGGATTGAAGGGCTGCGCACAGACAGCTTAATGATCGGCCCGCTCCGCATTGCTCAAATTATTAGTTTGGTGGAAATCAGCATCGGTCTTGCTGGTTTATTTTGGCTCTACCAACTCCGTCGTCCTTTACCAGATGTGGTAGCTGCTCAGGAAACAGATCCGAAGTTGCGGCAGGAATCGGATCATCTTCCTTGA
- a CDS encoding flavin reductase family protein, whose translation MPIRYRPLLDEQAKKTILRKIPHGLYICGVKEGEEVNGFTASWVMQASFKPPLVVNCVKQDSRSHAMIKSSGVFVLSFLEAGQKDLAQKFFQPQRRVGNKFDDVEFYLGETGCPIISEALGYVECRVVGAVEQGDHTVYVGEVIAAGTHREGEPLLLESTGWQYGG comes from the coding sequence GTGCCAATCAGGTATAGACCCTTGCTGGACGAACAAGCGAAAAAGACAATCCTGCGTAAAATTCCCCACGGGCTTTACATTTGTGGAGTCAAAGAAGGGGAAGAAGTAAATGGCTTTACTGCCAGTTGGGTTATGCAGGCTTCCTTTAAGCCCCCTCTCGTCGTCAACTGCGTCAAACAGGACTCCCGCTCTCACGCCATGATCAAGAGCAGCGGTGTCTTTGTCCTAAGCTTTTTGGAAGCAGGACAGAAAGACCTGGCGCAAAAGTTTTTTCAACCGCAGCGTCGAGTGGGGAACAAGTTTGACGATGTCGAGTTTTACCTCGGAGAAACGGGTTGCCCCATCATCTCGGAAGCTTTGGGATATGTGGAATGCCGAGTAGTTGGTGCGGTCGAGCAAGGCGATCACACGGTTTATGTGGGCGAAGTGATTGCAGCGGGCACCCATCGTGAGGGCGAACCTCTCTTGCTAGAGAGCACAGGCTGGCAATACGGTGGCTAA
- the uvrC gene encoding excinuclease ABC subunit UvrC — MTLSSQVLPLLKEPERLETRLKEIPAEPGVYYMRDVSDRILYIGKSKKLRSRVRSYFRDLQSLSPRIALMVRQVAEIEFIVTDTEAEALALEANLIKQHQPHFNVLLKDDKKYPYLCITWSEDYPRIFITRKRRLGNERDRFYGPYVDTHLLRSTLHIVKRIFPLRQRPQPLFKDRPCLNFDIGRCPGVCQQMISGEDYRKIVQKVAMVFQGRTGELVDTLMVQMDQAAEALNFEQAARLRDQINGLKSLGAEQKVALPDDTISRDAIALAADEQHACIQLFQIRAGRLVGRLGFVADAQSGEPGAILERVLEEHYQTVDAVEIPAEILVQHELPESDMLAEFLSDRKGRKVTIVAPQRQTKAELVEMVERNAEYELARTQRFADRNAQAMLDLAEVLDLPDMPRRIEGYDISHIQGSDAVASQVVFVDGIPAKQHYRHYKIKNPTVTTGHSDDFASMAEVIRRRFRKYAADPQLPRVGNSDWPDLVMIDGGKGQLSAVVSVLRELNLLEELRVVSLAKKREEIFLPGESLPLTTEAEQPGVQLLRRLRDEAHRFAVSFHRQQRSDRMRRSCLEDIPGLGHHRQKELLAAFRSVDYIREATPEQLTNVSGIGPQIAQKIYDYFHPQP; from the coding sequence GTGACCCTATCTTCTCAAGTTTTGCCACTGCTGAAAGAGCCTGAGCGCCTCGAAACCCGATTGAAAGAAATTCCAGCGGAGCCTGGGGTTTACTACATGCGGGATGTGAGCGATCGCATTCTCTATATTGGTAAGTCGAAAAAGCTGCGATCGCGGGTGCGCTCTTATTTCCGTGATTTACAGTCACTCAGCCCTCGCATCGCGTTGATGGTGCGACAGGTTGCAGAAATTGAGTTTATTGTCACAGACACAGAAGCTGAAGCCTTAGCGCTAGAAGCGAACTTAATTAAGCAGCATCAACCGCATTTCAATGTGCTGCTTAAAGATGACAAAAAATATCCTTATCTCTGCATTACCTGGTCAGAGGATTACCCGCGCATCTTTATTACTCGCAAGCGACGGCTAGGTAATGAAAGAGATCGTTTTTACGGTCCCTACGTCGATACTCATTTGCTCCGCAGCACCTTGCATATTGTGAAGCGGATCTTTCCCTTACGGCAGCGTCCCCAACCTTTATTTAAGGATCGTCCCTGCCTTAATTTCGATATTGGTCGTTGCCCAGGCGTTTGTCAGCAAATGATTTCGGGCGAAGACTATCGCAAAATTGTACAGAAAGTCGCGATGGTCTTTCAAGGGCGCACCGGGGAACTGGTTGACACCTTAATGGTGCAAATGGATCAAGCTGCCGAGGCTTTGAACTTCGAGCAGGCGGCTCGCCTCCGTGACCAGATTAATGGTTTGAAATCTCTAGGTGCAGAGCAAAAAGTAGCGCTCCCCGATGACACCATTTCTCGTGATGCGATCGCGTTGGCCGCAGATGAGCAGCATGCTTGTATTCAACTGTTTCAAATTCGCGCTGGTAGATTAGTAGGACGATTAGGCTTTGTCGCCGATGCTCAATCGGGAGAACCAGGTGCGATTCTAGAGCGAGTGTTGGAGGAGCACTACCAAACGGTAGATGCAGTTGAGATTCCTGCAGAAATTCTGGTGCAGCACGAACTGCCAGAAAGCGACATGCTCGCCGAGTTTCTGAGCGATCGCAAAGGACGCAAAGTTACGATTGTCGCGCCGCAACGGCAAACTAAAGCTGAGCTAGTTGAAATGGTAGAGCGCAACGCGGAGTATGAGTTAGCCCGAACTCAGCGCTTTGCCGATCGCAATGCTCAAGCGATGTTAGATCTCGCCGAAGTGTTAGATCTGCCTGACATGCCGCGACGGATTGAAGGTTATGACATTTCGCATATTCAAGGTTCCGACGCTGTCGCTTCTCAGGTCGTGTTTGTAGACGGTATACCTGCCAAACAGCACTATCGACACTACAAAATCAAAAACCCTACTGTGACCACAGGGCACTCGGATGACTTTGCCAGCATGGCAGAAGTGATTCGGCGGCGGTTTCGTAAATATGCCGCTGATCCGCAGTTGCCAAGGGTAGGCAATTCAGATTGGCCCGATTTAGTCATGATTGATGGCGGTAAAGGCCAACTCTCGGCTGTAGTGAGCGTACTGCGGGAGCTAAATTTATTAGAAGAGTTGCGCGTGGTCAGTTTAGCGAAAAAGCGAGAAGAAATCTTTTTGCCAGGGGAGTCCTTGCCTTTAACTACAGAAGCGGAACAGCCGGGAGTGCAACTGTTGCGTCGTCTTCGGGATGAAGCTCACCGCTTTGCCGTTAGTTTCCATCGCCAGCAACGCAGCGATCGCATGCGCCGCTCTTGCTTAGAAGATATTCCTGGGCTAGGGCATCATCGCCAAAAAGAACTGTTAGCTGCTTTTCGCTCAGTTGACTACATTCGGGAAGCGACCCCGGAACAACTCACAAATGTTTCTGGGATTGGCCCTCAGATAGCTCAGAAAATCTACGACTACTTTCATCCGCAGCCCTAG
- a CDS encoding YkgJ family cysteine cluster protein produces MPTWRCVKYCGACCHLDPSDRPDLDQYLSGDELALYLSMVGEDGWCVHFDHDSRECSVYDDRPRFCRVQADVFQDLYDVEPEELNDFAIDCCEQQIEAVYGDRSLEMLKFEREIGVIH; encoded by the coding sequence ATGCCAACTTGGCGTTGTGTCAAATATTGTGGGGCTTGTTGTCATCTCGACCCCAGCGATCGCCCTGATTTGGACCAATATTTATCAGGTGATGAGCTAGCACTTTATCTCAGCATGGTGGGCGAGGATGGTTGGTGTGTTCACTTCGACCACGACAGTCGTGAGTGCAGCGTTTATGATGACCGTCCTCGCTTCTGTCGAGTCCAGGCGGATGTGTTTCAAGATTTATATGATGTTGAGCCAGAAGAACTCAACGATTTTGCGATCGACTGCTGCGAGCAGCAAATCGAAGCGGTATATGGCGATCGCAGTTTAGAAATGCTGAAATTTGAGCGCGAGATTGGCGTGATTCATTGA
- the rlmN gene encoding 23S rRNA (adenine(2503)-C(2))-methyltransferase RlmN, protein MDRIYSDQPVAQAITAGQSGTATPMPIAVASPPLLGASLAELTEWVKQHQQPAYRGQQLHQWIYQKGVRSLDEISVFSKQWRSTVADVPIGRSMLHYRAAAPDGTVKFLLRLADGQIIETVGIPTEKRLTVCVSSQVGCPMGCDFCATGKGGFLRNLERHEIVDQVLTVQEDFQQRVSNIVFMGMGEPLLNVDNVLGAVRSLNEDVGIGKRAMTISTVGIPGRIRRLAAHQLQTTLAVSLHASNQAVREQLIPSARQYPLQDLLAECREYVQLTGRRVTFEYILLGGLNDCPEHAVELAEHLRGFQSHVNLIPYNPISEVDYQRPSPQRIQAFLHGLKQHHIAASVRRSRGLEADAACGQLRAKKVGAIA, encoded by the coding sequence ATGGATAGAATTTATTCCGATCAACCTGTGGCACAGGCTATCACTGCTGGTCAATCAGGAACTGCGACTCCGATGCCAATTGCGGTAGCTTCGCCTCCCCTCCTAGGTGCCTCGTTAGCAGAGCTGACGGAATGGGTGAAACAGCACCAACAGCCTGCTTATCGAGGGCAGCAGTTACACCAGTGGATTTACCAAAAAGGGGTGCGATCGCTGGACGAAATTTCAGTTTTCTCCAAGCAGTGGCGTTCCACGGTTGCTGATGTGCCTATAGGGCGCTCAATGTTGCATTACCGAGCCGCTGCCCCAGATGGCACTGTGAAGTTTTTACTCCGGCTAGCTGATGGTCAGATTATTGAGACTGTAGGCATTCCCACGGAAAAGCGCCTGACTGTTTGTGTGTCTTCTCAGGTTGGCTGTCCGATGGGTTGCGACTTCTGCGCTACAGGTAAAGGTGGTTTCCTCCGCAATCTGGAGCGACATGAAATTGTGGATCAAGTTTTGACAGTTCAAGAAGACTTTCAACAGCGAGTCAGCAACATCGTGTTTATGGGCATGGGCGAACCTTTGCTCAATGTAGACAATGTGCTGGGTGCGGTGCGATCGCTGAACGAGGATGTGGGCATTGGTAAACGAGCCATGACTATTTCGACTGTAGGCATTCCGGGTCGCATTCGTCGTTTAGCCGCACACCAGCTACAGACCACTTTAGCCGTGAGCCTGCATGCTTCTAACCAAGCAGTTAGAGAGCAGCTAATTCCAAGCGCGAGACAGTATCCGCTGCAGGATTTGCTGGCCGAGTGCCGCGAGTATGTGCAGCTAACCGGGCGACGGGTCACGTTTGAATACATCTTGTTGGGCGGGTTAAATGACTGCCCAGAGCATGCAGTAGAACTGGCGGAACATCTGCGGGGGTTCCAGAGCCACGTTAACTTGATTCCTTACAATCCAATTAGTGAAGTAGATTATCAACGCCCTAGCCCACAACGGATTCAGGCTTTTCTGCATGGCTTGAAGCAGCATCATATTGCTGCGAGTGTGCGACGATCGCGGGGTTTGGAAGCAGATGCCGCTTGTGGTCAATTGCGGGCAAAAAAAGTAGGAGCGATCGCTTAA
- a CDS encoding DUF2808 domain-containing protein: protein MKGIATSLGILLTAATATWSLNLPLQAVTLADGTVYFVQPPRLVKATTTQSATYAWSATYYFTLDVPENAGEPLQKVTIAQREGIDALRYDLKDTQAFVGEPRGKRQAVALSEVIGDRKTRTVSVAFDPPIPPGQTVTVGLRPVRNPNIGGVYLFGVTAFPAGEKAHGQFLGFGRLHFYDSRDAWFLRDRWFR from the coding sequence ATGAAAGGTATTGCGACTAGTTTAGGGATTTTACTGACGGCAGCTACGGCTACCTGGAGCCTGAATCTGCCATTGCAGGCGGTGACCCTAGCAGATGGTACGGTCTACTTTGTGCAACCTCCTCGGTTGGTGAAGGCGACTACAACGCAGAGCGCGACCTATGCTTGGTCAGCCACTTACTACTTCACCTTGGATGTACCAGAAAATGCGGGAGAACCTCTCCAAAAAGTGACGATCGCACAGCGAGAAGGGATTGATGCCTTGCGCTACGACCTGAAAGACACCCAAGCTTTTGTGGGTGAACCTAGAGGCAAGAGACAAGCGGTGGCCTTAAGTGAAGTAATCGGCGATCGCAAAACGCGGACGGTCTCAGTGGCATTCGATCCGCCGATTCCTCCCGGTCAGACTGTGACTGTAGGGCTGCGTCCGGTACGCAATCCCAACATTGGTGGTGTGTACTTGTTTGGGGTTACAGCCTTCCCAGCAGGTGAAAAAGCGCATGGGCAATTTTTAGGCTTTGGCCGACTGCACTTTTATGACTCTCGTGATGCTTGGTTTCTCCGCGATCGCTGGTTTCGCTAG